In Setaria italica strain Yugu1 chromosome IX, Setaria_italica_v2.0, whole genome shotgun sequence, the genomic stretch TCCTTGGAGTTGAATCATTGCGTACCAATGAACTCACGATAAGGTACCAATGAACTCACGATAAGGATCGCCTTCCCCTAAAATCTTACTAGGACTGTTTGGCTCTAATAGTTTTTTTGGAGtcctttttattattatttccCTATGTATAATTTTGTGGCACCTCTAAAGCATTTATGACACGGAACAGTTTTCAATAAAATCTGGTGGGAGCTGTCTAGCCTTTTTTTTGGGACTACTTAGGCATAATTTCCTGGTACATCTATTAAAAGAATTAACATAATTTCCTGGTACCTCTAATAAAAGAATTAATATAAATCCTTATTTTTTTAGCTCTATTTTGTATGGCCTTATTGAGCCCGTTTGGCACGACTTCTCCTGAGGTCCACCTACTTTAGCACTATAGCTACATTGCATCAAAAAGAGAGTTCAGGAATGGATAAATTATGAGTCGATgaagcaactttttttttcaccaGCTCCGACTTCTTCTAAGAAGTTGGTTTTGGACAAGCctcccaaacgggacctaaaatCATCCTAGAACTATAATTTCCCTTGTGCTATAGAAAACTAAAAGGCAACACGAACTCATTTTCTTTTAAACTTTTTTTACCTGAAATCATCACATACTGGTAGTGTCACTACTCACTAATGCAACGAACGAGTAATAACTAAGTGACGGGACAATGTAATGCAGGGAATGGTGTTGCTGGTGCTGTCGGTCTCCCTGCCGGCGCTGAAACCGCCGCCGTGCCACGGCGATGTGTGCCCGAAGGTCTCAGCCCTGCAGCTCGGCGTCTACTTCGGCGGGCTGTACATCGTGGCCTTGGGCAACGGCGGCACCAAGCCCAACATCTCCACCATCGGCGCCGACCAGTTCGACGAGTTCGACCCGCGGGAGAAGATGCACAAGCTCTCCTTCTTCAATTGGTGGATGTTCACCATCTTCCTGGGcatcctcttctcctccaccgTCCTCGTCTACCTCCAGGACAACGTGAGCTGGTCCGTCGGGTACGGCATCCCCACGCTGGGTCTCATGGTCTCCATCGCCATATTCCTCGCCGGCACCAAGCTGTACCGCCACAGGTTGCCGCAGGGCAGTCCGTTCACGAGCATGGGCAAAGTGGTCGCCGCCACGCTCTGCAAGTGGAACGTCCCCGTCCCGGCCGACGCCAAGGAGCTGCACGAGCTGGACGTCGAGGAGTACACCAGGAAGCGCAAGTTCCGGATGGACTCCACCAACACCATGAGGTTCCTGAACAAGGCCGCCGTGAAGGTGAAGGATGACGTCGgcaacggcggctcgccggcgaagTGGAGCCTGTGCACGGTGACCCAGGTGGAGGAGACGAAGCAGATCATGAAGCTGGTGCCGCTCCTGGTGACCATGTTCGTGCCGTGCACGCTGATCGCGCAGACCAACACCCTGTTCGTGAAGCAGGGCGCGACGATGAACCGGCACATGGGCCCGCGCTTCCAGATCCCGCCGGCGAGCCTCGGCGCGTTCGTGACGCTGACCATGCtcatcgccgtcgtcgtctaCGACCTGGTCTTCGTCAAGGCCGTGCGTCGGTACACCAAGAACCCGCGTGGGATCACCATCCTGAAGCGGATGGGCATCGGCATGTTCCTTCAGGTGGTGACGATGGCGATCGCGTCGGCGATCGAGAGCCAGAGGCTGGCGTACGCGCGGCGCCACGGTCTGGACAtcaccggcggcgagctccggcTCACCATCTTCGCGCTCCTGCCGCAGTTCGTGCTGATGGGCCTTGCCGACGCGTTCCTGGTAGTGGGCAAGATCGAGTTCTTCTACGACCAGGCGCCGCAGAGCATGAAGAGCCTGGGCACGGCCATGTCCCTGACGGCGTATGGCATCGGCAACATTCTCAGCAGCTTCCTGCTGTCCACGGTGACGCGCATCACGCGCGACCGAGGGAACGCCTGGGTCACCAACAACCTCAACGCCTCCAACCTCGACTACTACTACGCGTTCCTCGCCGTGCTCGGCGGCATCAACTTCTTCGCCTTCCTCGCGCTAAGCGCCATGTACAGGTACAAGGCCGAATCCACCGAGACGGTCGACATTGCCATGGGCCTGGAGGCCGAGAAAGCCAAGCTCCAGGCGGAGCCATTGGGTTGACGAGAGAGGAAGCCAAGCTCCAGCCATGGTGCGACTCGCGTGATCATGTATCGAGCTGCAGAGCATACAACTTTGCGGCTCCACTATTATGCTGTTATGAAAAAAAAGCACAGGATTCCAACAGGTAATTTTCGTATGATCGCATGAAAAATGGGGATAAAGAACAACAAAAGAGTTGCCTGCAAAAAATATCTGGCAACAAAGTGGAGGTACGCAAACAGAGAGTCATGGCCATGGGAGGGTAATGTTGTACGCATACAGAGAGTCACGGCTCAGATCCTCTCCGACGCTAACCTGATGGCCGCGACCGTGCAGGCAGAGGCGCAATCAGCGTTAGCTGATAGCCGAACGGCTCGCCGGGTTGTTCTCGTTCCATGGATCAGCAAAACTATAATGTCTTCGTGTGGAACGCTCGCGGGTTGAATGAGTGATGTCGCCGCGACAATCTCCGCAAGGTCGTGAATCACTGTAATGCTTCCATTGTAAACTATATGTAATCTCACATTTCTTAATCAATGAAATGCTCGGAACTCGGTTCGTGAGCTTTGCTTACTTGTTGTCGATCGGGGCTAGCAGCGGCATTCTGATTTCTTACCGCGGTCCAGAATCCTCTTGTACACTGCAGACGGGCCTGGACTCGGTCGTCATGTTGATCACCTGGACCATCTGGAAAGAGAGGAATGCTAGGACTTTTGACAGCCGACCTAGCATTAACGAGAGTCAACTGGTGAACATCAGCGTCAAGAAAGGTCAACTACGGGTTCAGTCCGGAGCTAAGTATATGGCTGCTTTGGGATGGCCGGCAGAAAGGACAATAGGTCTACTAGGTGGTTCGGTCCAACTGACTAGAATCTGTTCTTGGGTTGTAATAGTTAGCCGTATAGGTATCAAGTGCGCTTAAAACTGTGTGCGTGTGCCCGGCTAGCCTGCGTTATAACTTGATACTATGTattctgaaaaaaagaaaaaagcaatGTTGTACTTACAAGCAAAAGCGAGGTGTGCATATTTGGTTCGCTCCTCCCAAGCATCATTACCAATTTTAGTGGGAAAACAGAGTAGTCTCACGAAGGTTTATCCATGCCATTGCCATGACACTTTTCAGAATATGATCCGTAGCTTTCTTGACATCTGGATAGGTTGATTTGTGACGTGACGGTGTGGTCACACACTCAAACATCGATCCCTTATCGATCAATGTGGCGCACAAAATCCGTGATGGGAATGGGATCCTCCAAAAGTCCAAAGTCTCCTGCAATTGTTATCTACAGCGAAGGGGCACGAGTGGCACTCTGACTGCCAAGCAAGTAGTTTCTGCAGTCGACGGCACTGCACATCTCAAGTGAAGTGGCCAGGTCACTAGTCAAAATGAGTAGGCCCCGCACCACTGCGCCAGCATTGTTAAGCAAATGTGTAATTGCCAGTGAAGACAATTACAGGCTTTGCAAGTAGCTCGAGTCGTCGTCTTCAGGGACTTTTGGTGAGCCTGAGAGGCAACTGTGTGTCGGAATCCCAGGAGGAGTACATCGACAAGGGCCATGGATGCTACCGGCACAAGCACAAAAGTCTTGTGCGTCCACGTTCTGGGTCGGGCTCGTCCCCGCACCCAAGTGCGTGCACCATGGCTCCCTCAAATATCAACCATTCGAGTTGCGAATATGACTCGAGAAATTCGACAGATTTTTAGGGTAAAGAAAGTCAAGTGGtatttttttctctcacaaAGACGGAAGAGAGTCGGGTATCTTTGTATTAATAAGAAGGCGGCGTCATATAGGATTTTACAACTTTCACTATCACCACTCTCGTAAAAACCTATAGGATTTCCACAAATAGTGCTTCTACGGCGGAATCATATCGGTCTGAAACTCTGAAGCCGGGCTCCCGAGGGAAAACGATGAGAATGCAGAACACAGTAAAAGATGCATGCAAGAAAATCTCTCTTGAAAAGAtgggatttttattttttttaaaaacgaaGTAAGTTCACAATCATCTAGGGAAGAAGAGCATGTACCTCATCAGCATGGCCCACAAACCAGTGACAGTGATTCCCGATCCTCCAAAGTCTTCTGCAGTTGTCCACTTGTCCCCAATCAATGAATCGTCAATGGATAGGTACCACCGTACCAGGCTCTAGCAGTCTGCGGAGACTTTTGGCGAGCAGACGTGCGTTTTGGGTGGATGGACTGAA encodes the following:
- the LOC101786197 gene encoding protein NRT1/ PTR FAMILY 5.2; its protein translation is MVAEKSPPGAAGSLAMESGGDMRAEEYAQDGSVDLRGNPVLRSERGGWTACFFIVVYELFERMAYYGIASNLIIYLTDHLHQGTVEASNNVTNWSGTVFLTPLLGAYIADAYLGRYWTFVAGSAIYLVGMVLLVLSVSLPALKPPPCHGDVCPKVSALQLGVYFGGLYIVALGNGGTKPNISTIGADQFDEFDPREKMHKLSFFNWWMFTIFLGILFSSTVLVYLQDNVSWSVGYGIPTLGLMVSIAIFLAGTKLYRHRLPQGSPFTSMGKVVAATLCKWNVPVPADAKELHELDVEEYTRKRKFRMDSTNTMRFLNKAAVKVKDDVGNGGSPAKWSLCTVTQVEETKQIMKLVPLLVTMFVPCTLIAQTNTLFVKQGATMNRHMGPRFQIPPASLGAFVTLTMLIAVVVYDLVFVKAVRRYTKNPRGITILKRMGIGMFLQVVTMAIASAIESQRLAYARRHGLDITGGELRLTIFALLPQFVLMGLADAFLVVGKIEFFYDQAPQSMKSLGTAMSLTAYGIGNILSSFLLSTVTRITRDRGNAWVTNNLNASNLDYYYAFLAVLGGINFFAFLALSAMYRYKAESTETVDIAMGLEAEKAKLQAEPLG